In a single window of the Deinococcus aetherius genome:
- a CDS encoding DinB family protein, which produces MTGEAHDGMLFGPPPQALERLLDEGSAFVPPGRALDGLSAELACRRVEGAPHTVAEIVAHLHFWQSYTRALARGERPALPGHATEGWPVAGTDDWDALRRAFLEGLAEIKRVAREEDLSRPVRGRETLGYELTLHALHNAVHLGQVILLRRMLGAWPPPGGGDTW; this is translated from the coding sequence ATGACTGGGGAAGCTCACGACGGGATGCTGTTCGGCCCACCACCGCAGGCACTCGAACGGCTGCTCGACGAGGGAAGCGCCTTCGTGCCGCCCGGCCGCGCCCTGGACGGCCTGAGCGCCGAGCTGGCCTGCCGCCGGGTGGAGGGTGCACCTCATACGGTCGCCGAGATCGTCGCTCACCTGCACTTCTGGCAGTCGTACACGCGGGCGCTGGCGCGGGGTGAGCGGCCCGCCCTGCCTGGACACGCCACTGAGGGCTGGCCCGTAGCGGGTACGGACGACTGGGACGCCTTACGTCGCGCCTTCCTGGAGGGGCTTGCCGAGATCAAACGTGTGGCGCGGGAGGAGGACCTGTCGCGCCCGGTGCGGGGGCGCGAGACGCTGGGCTACGAGCTGACGCTCCACGCCCTTCACAACGCCGTCCACCTCGGTCAGGTGATCTTGCTGCGCCGGATGCTGGGCGCCTGGCCGCCTCCCGGCGGGGGTGACACCTGGTAG
- a CDS encoding bifunctional 3-deoxy-7-phosphoheptulonate synthase/chorismate mutase yields the protein MTQPQRSIDDLRSEVDQINRELLTLLSRRGEVVAQIGHAKTSEGRPHHYDPAREEQQLKELEALNPGPFTAAAVKAIFKEIFKASLALEESNDKKQLLVSRKVKFEDTVLDIDGVRVGGDAPPVIVAGPCSIESEEQMDTTARFLAARGVKILRGGAYKPRTSPYGFQGMGVDGLIIGGRAARDNGMLFVTEVMDTRDVEVVAEHADILQVGARNMHNFALLREVGRSRRPVLLKRGLSATIEEWLYAAEYILSEGNNEVILCERGIRTFEKWTRNTLDLSAVALAKQETHLPVIVDVTHAAGRRDLLIPLAKAALAVGADGIHVEVHPSPATALSDNEQQLDFAGYERFMDALAPMLRQPVGV from the coding sequence ATGACACAACCCCAGCGCAGCATCGACGACCTCCGCTCGGAAGTCGACCAGATCAACCGTGAACTCCTCACCCTGCTCTCCCGCCGGGGCGAGGTCGTCGCGCAGATCGGCCACGCCAAGACGAGCGAGGGCCGCCCGCACCACTACGACCCCGCCCGCGAGGAGCAGCAGCTCAAGGAGCTGGAGGCGCTGAACCCCGGCCCCTTCACGGCGGCGGCGGTCAAGGCGATCTTCAAGGAGATCTTCAAGGCGAGCCTCGCGCTGGAGGAGAGCAACGACAAGAAGCAGCTCCTCGTCTCGCGCAAGGTCAAGTTCGAGGACACCGTGCTCGACATTGACGGGGTGCGCGTGGGCGGCGACGCCCCGCCCGTCATCGTGGCCGGGCCGTGCTCCATCGAGTCCGAGGAGCAGATGGACACCACCGCCCGCTTCCTCGCCGCCCGGGGCGTCAAGATTCTGCGCGGCGGCGCCTACAAACCCCGCACCAGCCCCTACGGCTTCCAGGGCATGGGCGTGGACGGGTTGATCATCGGCGGGCGGGCGGCGCGCGACAACGGGATGCTCTTCGTCACCGAGGTGATGGACACCCGCGACGTGGAGGTCGTGGCCGAGCACGCCGACATCCTTCAGGTCGGCGCTCGGAACATGCACAACTTCGCCCTGCTGCGCGAGGTGGGCCGCTCCCGCCGTCCGGTGCTCCTCAAGCGCGGGCTCTCCGCCACCATCGAGGAATGGCTCTACGCCGCCGAGTACATCCTCTCGGAGGGCAACAACGAGGTCATCCTCTGCGAGCGCGGCATCCGCACCTTCGAGAAGTGGACGCGCAACACCCTCGACCTCTCGGCGGTGGCCCTCGCCAAGCAGGAGACGCACCTTCCCGTCATCGTGGACGTGACCCACGCCGCCGGGCGCCGCGACCTGCTGATTCCCCTCGCCAAGGCGGCCCTCGCAGTGGGCGCCGACGGCATCCACGTCGAGGTCCACCCCAGCCCCGCCACGGCGCTCAGCGACAATGAGCAGCAGCTCGACTTTGCCGGGTACGAGCGGTTCATGGACGCGCTGGCCCCCATGCTCAGGCAACCCGTCGGGGTGTAA
- a CDS encoding globin domain-containing protein, whose protein sequence is MTAPLTLSEGGSLYDRIGPDALAALVRRFYARVAADPDLTPIFPADLTLTAEKQYAFLTGFLGGPPLYHERFGHPRLRARHLPHEITPTRARAWLGCMNAALRETPEIGEADARELYAALARVAAHMVNTPEPGREGQG, encoded by the coding sequence ATGACGGCCCCTCTGACCCTCAGCGAGGGCGGCAGCCTGTACGACCGCATAGGCCCGGACGCGCTGGCCGCCCTCGTCCGGCGGTTCTACGCCCGCGTGGCCGCCGACCCCGACCTCACGCCCATCTTCCCGGCGGACCTCACGCTCACCGCCGAGAAGCAGTACGCCTTCCTGACCGGCTTTCTGGGCGGCCCGCCCCTCTACCACGAGCGGTTCGGGCACCCCCGCCTGCGCGCCCGGCACCTCCCGCACGAGATCACGCCCACCCGGGCCCGCGCGTGGCTGGGGTGCATGAACGCCGCCCTGCGCGAGACGCCCGAGATCGGGGAGGCCGACGCCCGCGAGCTGTACGCGGCCCTGGCGCGGGTGGCGGCGCACATGGTGAACACGCCCGAGCCGGGCCGGGAGGGACAGGGCTGA
- a CDS encoding MBL fold metallo-hydrolase, which produces MSDQPESSTPPESPDRPVNRRDTLRLLGAAGLVTAAAPLARAQNAAPAQATPAPTAPMNGNGFYRQRVGDLTLYVVSDGTAPLPAVLPTWGANPDRQAEFAATLAEYGVPATNTVNHFNPVVIETGRNRVLIDTGRGGTGGQLLANLRRAGIDPSGIDTVFITHGHGDHIGGLTTGGQPTFPGARHVMGAAEFGFWTTQANPNAAVQANLIGLRDRFTLIQPGDEIVSGLTAVASPGHTLNHLAVRGGSGNEGLMVFGDAAGHFLLSLRHRGAYVSFDTDGPLAARTRQRLFDQVVEDKMWVTGYHFPFPALGHVRRIVAGNYEFEPTVWQWS; this is translated from the coding sequence ATGAGCGATCAGCCCGAATCTTCCACCCCGCCCGAATCCCCCGACCGACCCGTAAACCGCCGCGACACCCTGCGCCTGCTGGGGGCGGCGGGGCTGGTGACGGCCGCCGCTCCCCTCGCCCGCGCGCAGAACGCGGCCCCGGCGCAGGCGACGCCCGCCCCCACGGCACCCATGAACGGCAACGGCTTCTACCGCCAGCGGGTCGGTGACCTGACGCTCTACGTCGTCAGCGACGGCACCGCCCCGCTCCCCGCCGTGCTGCCGACCTGGGGGGCGAATCCCGACCGGCAGGCGGAGTTCGCCGCCACGCTGGCCGAGTACGGGGTGCCCGCCACGAACACGGTGAACCACTTCAACCCCGTGGTGATCGAGACGGGCCGCAACCGCGTGCTCATCGACACCGGGCGCGGCGGGACGGGCGGGCAACTCCTCGCCAACCTGCGCCGGGCGGGGATCGACCCCTCGGGCATCGACACGGTGTTCATCACCCACGGGCACGGCGACCACATCGGCGGCCTGACCACGGGCGGGCAGCCCACCTTTCCGGGGGCGAGGCACGTCATGGGGGCGGCCGAGTTCGGGTTCTGGACCACCCAGGCGAACCCCAACGCCGCCGTGCAGGCCAACCTGATCGGCCTGCGCGACCGCTTCACCCTGATTCAGCCGGGCGACGAGATCGTCTCCGGCCTCACCGCCGTCGCCTCGCCGGGGCACACCCTGAACCACCTCGCGGTGCGCGGCGGAAGCGGGAACGAGGGGCTGATGGTCTTCGGGGACGCCGCCGGGCACTTCCTGCTCAGCCTGCGGCACCGGGGCGCCTACGTCTCCTTCGACACCGACGGCCCCCTCGCCGCCCGCACCCGCCAGCGCCTCTTCGATCAGGTGGTCGAGGACAAGATGTGGGTGACGGGCTACCACTTCCCCTTCCCCGCCCTCGGGCACGTCCGCCGGATCGTCGCCGGGAACTACGAGTTCGAGCCGACGGTCTGGCAGTGGAGTTGA
- a CDS encoding YczE/YyaS/YitT family protein: protein MTRPAPLAFVTAQPVWRRFLLLVFGLFLYGLSLRLMLDARVGLAPWEVLHLGVTRHLPLSIGMVSILTGVLIVAFTALRLREPIGPGTVVNVLLIGLFLDVLGPLVPDPVALPGRWAQFLLGVALLGLATGTYVAAGLGAGPRDGLILGLSRVTGWEVARVRTGIELAVLAVGWALGGLVGWGTLVFALGSGPAMAAGLALFGLKRGRPPEARNGTG, encoded by the coding sequence GTGACCCGCCCCGCCCCGCTCGCCTTCGTCACCGCCCAGCCGGTGTGGCGGCGCTTTCTCCTCCTCGTCTTCGGCCTCTTCCTGTACGGCCTGAGCCTGCGTCTGATGCTCGACGCGCGGGTGGGTCTGGCCCCCTGGGAGGTGCTGCACCTCGGCGTGACCCGGCACCTGCCCCTCAGCATCGGTATGGTCAGCATCCTGACGGGCGTGCTGATCGTCGCCTTCACGGCGCTGCGGCTGCGCGAGCCCATCGGCCCGGGAACGGTCGTCAACGTCCTCCTGATCGGCCTGTTCCTCGACGTGCTGGGGCCGCTCGTGCCCGACCCGGTGGCGTTGCCGGGGCGCTGGGCTCAGTTTCTCCTCGGGGTGGCGCTGCTGGGGCTCGCCACCGGGACCTACGTCGCCGCCGGGCTGGGCGCCGGGCCGCGCGATGGCCTGATCCTGGGCCTGAGCCGGGTGACGGGCTGGGAAGTGGCCCGGGTCCGCACCGGGATCGAACTCGCCGTGCTCGCCGTGGGGTGGGCGCTCGGCGGCCTGGTGGGCTGGGGCACTCTCGTCTTCGCGCTCGGCAGCGGCCCGGCGATGGCGGCGGGCCTCGCGCTGTTCGGGCTGAAACGGGGTCGCCCCCCCGAGGCCCGGAACGGGACAGGCTGA